Proteins encoded by one window of Anas platyrhynchos isolate ZD024472 breed Pekin duck chromosome 14, IASCAAS_PekinDuck_T2T, whole genome shotgun sequence:
- the PTTG1 gene encoding securin, which translates to MTTLIFLDKENGEVGAAKNQLRHPSGSSKVLSERTQVTTPLPKKAIKASPATSHSVRKALGDVNRTVGVTNKKEQMRQENQPCTAKKVAEKAAGLESQDVILEEPFLEIENMFCYDPGDFENFDLPEEDRVSDINLCGAPLKIFTSTAEKPLNMCLSPVETEELSWESNFLQSTADFISTLDEIIDMHL; encoded by the exons ATGACTACTCTCATCTTCTTAGATAAGGAGAATGGTGAAGTTGGTGCTGCTAAGAATCAATTAAGACACCCTTCAGGATCAT CAAAAGTCTTATCTGAAAGAACTCAAGTCACTACACCGCTTCCtaaaaaagcaattaaagcATCTCCAGCCACATCACACTCTGTCAGAAAGGCTCTTGGAGACGTGAATAGGACTGTAGGAGTCACAAACAAGAAAGAGCAGATGAGACAGGAAAATCAGCCTTGCACTGCAAAGAAA GTTGCTGAAAAGGCTGCTGGATTAGAGAGCCAGGATGTGATACTTGAAGAACCCTTCCTTGAAatagaaaacatgttttgctaTGATCCTGGAG ACTTTGAGAATTTTGATCTTCCTGAAGAGGACAGAGTAAGCGATATCAACCTGTGTGGTGCTCCTCTCAAGATATTTACAAGCACTGCTGAAAAACCACTGAACATGTGTCTTTCACCTGTGGAGACTGAAGAGCTGTCATGGGAGTCTA ACTTTCTACAATCAACTGCTGACTTCATTTCTACACTGGATGAGATCATTGATATGCATCTATGA